The Lentzea guizhouensis genome contains a region encoding:
- a CDS encoding sensor histidine kinase, translated as MCPVGDLLTERAVLGVIATLAVLGLFVMLCRARRVSTSVEDAVMDMLDRMSKASSDLRAGLTQEAADKATPHLREMLRCVAVAITDEEGTVLSWDGGANDHYEYLRDTVARAINTGHKEHVDHRKLGCELQGPCSLHSVVVVPLVVEGEVAGTLIVVSGVASKRQIRMAEETARFVSTQLELEVVQKQRQALAQAEVKALRAQISPHFVYNALNTISSLIRTDPAHARELLQEFAEFTRYSFRTDGLFTTLADELTNIHRYLTIEQARYGSRLNVRLRIAPEVLQVVLPFLVLQPLVENAVRHGLARKPGGGMLTITAEDNGNEALISVEDDGVGMDPDRLDDIKDAHQTGAHVGIGNINDRMRTVFGAEYALVVETAPNAGTKVILKVPKFARNVLPNLNIGSQMTDEPMTNEQPAIRA; from the coding sequence ATGTGCCCTGTGGGCGACCTGTTGACCGAGCGCGCCGTGCTCGGTGTCATCGCGACCCTGGCCGTTCTCGGCCTCTTCGTGATGCTGTGCCGCGCTCGACGCGTCAGCACCTCCGTCGAGGATGCTGTGATGGACATGCTCGACCGGATGTCCAAGGCGTCGAGCGACCTCCGCGCGGGCCTGACCCAGGAGGCCGCCGACAAGGCCACGCCCCACCTGCGCGAGATGCTGCGCTGCGTCGCGGTCGCCATCACCGACGAGGAGGGCACCGTCCTCTCCTGGGACGGCGGCGCCAACGACCACTACGAGTACCTCCGCGACACCGTCGCCCGCGCCATCAACACCGGCCACAAGGAACACGTCGACCACCGCAAGCTCGGCTGCGAGCTGCAGGGCCCGTGCTCACTGCACAGCGTCGTCGTGGTCCCGCTGGTTGTCGAGGGCGAGGTGGCCGGCACCCTGATCGTCGTCAGCGGCGTCGCCTCCAAGCGCCAGATCCGCATGGCCGAGGAGACCGCCCGCTTCGTCTCGACCCAGCTCGAGCTGGAGGTCGTCCAGAAGCAGCGGCAGGCGTTGGCCCAGGCCGAGGTCAAGGCGCTGCGCGCGCAGATCTCCCCGCACTTCGTCTACAACGCCCTGAACACCATCTCGTCGTTGATCCGCACGGACCCGGCCCACGCCCGCGAGCTGCTGCAGGAGTTCGCCGAGTTCACCCGCTACTCGTTCCGCACGGACGGGTTGTTCACGACGCTGGCCGACGAGCTCACGAACATCCACCGCTACCTGACCATCGAACAGGCCCGGTACGGGTCGCGGTTGAACGTGCGCCTGCGGATCGCCCCCGAGGTCCTGCAGGTCGTCCTGCCGTTCCTCGTGCTGCAGCCGCTGGTCGAGAACGCCGTCCGCCACGGCCTCGCCAGGAAACCCGGCGGCGGCATGCTCACCATCACCGCCGAGGACAACGGCAACGAGGCCCTGATCAGCGTCGAGGACGACGGCGTCGGCATGGACCCCGACCGGTTGGACGACATCAAGGACGCGCACCAGACCGGCGCCCACGTCGGCATCGGCAACATCAACGACCGCATGCGCACGGTGTTCGGCGCCGAGTACGCGCTGGTCGTGGAGACGGCCCCGAACGCGGGCACCAAGGTCATCCTGAAGGTGCCGAAGTTCGCGCGGAACGTCCTGCCGAACCTCAACATCGGCTCGCAGATGACCGACGAGCCGATGACGAACGAACAGCCCGCGATCCGCGCCTGA